GATCGCGATCGTCGAATCGGGTTCGGCGGCCAGGATCAGCCAGCATTCGTCCTTGCCCCGCGGCAGGCCGCGGGCCTGGGCCTGTTCGTCGTCGGGATGGACCTGGATCGACAGCTTCTCCGACGTGAAGAGGTATTTCACCAGCAGGTCGGGCTCGCTGTCGCCGGGCGTCTGGAACCAGACCTCGCCGATCGGCTCCCCATCCTTGGCCGGATCGGCAAAGCCCGGCCACAGGTCGTGACGGCCCCAAGGCTTTTCGACGCGGTGGGTGGCGAGCTTCGTGACGGTCATTCCAGGGGCCTCGGGTCGTTATGTTGCGGATGCGAAACGCAGGCGGAGTAGGCAATTTCCCTGAGGATGGAAAAACATTTTGAGCGCGCGATGCGCTAAGCTAAACGCAGGCCCAGCCATGCGTATGTCCGTATCCCGCGCCGTCGCGCTTTCGACCCTCGTCCTCACCGCGCTTGCGACCTCGGCCTGCGCCGGGCGGGGCGGCGGCAGGGCCGATACTCCCTATGTCGCTCGCGACGTCAGCACGCTCTACACGGCGGCCAAGGATCGCCTCGATCGCGGCCAGTACAAGGAAGCCGCCGCGCTGTTCGACGAGGTCGAGCGCCAGCACCCCTATTCGATCTGGGCGCGCCGCGCGCAGGTGATGGGGGCCTTCTCTTATTATCTGGCCCAGGATTACACGCAGGCGATTCAGTCGTCGCAGCGTTTCCTGTCGGTCCATCCCGGCAATCGCGACGCGCCCTACGCCTATTACCTGATCGCGCTCAGCTATTATGAGCAGATCAGCGACGTGACGCGTGACCAGAAGATCACGCAGCAGGCGCTCGATGCGCTGGGCGAGCTCAGCCGTCGGTATCCCAACACCCGCTATGCCGCCGATGCGCGGCTGAAGATGGACCTGGTTCGCGATCACCTGGCGGGTAAGGAAATGGAGATCGGCCGTTTCTATGAACGCCGTGGCCAGTGGCTGGCGGCGTCGATGCGCTTCCGCTCGGTGGTCGACCAGTATCAGACGACGACCCATACGCCCGAAGCGCTGATGCGCCTGGTCGAGACCTATCTGGCGCTGGGCGTGCGCGAGGAGGCGAAGAAGTCGGCGGCGGTGCTCGGTGCCAACTATCCGGGCAGCGAGTGGTATCAGCGCGCCTATCAGCTGATGGAAAAGAACCCGGTCCTGCCGCCGCAACCCGCCAAGGACCCGGTGGGCGCGCTGAAGCCGGTCGGTGAGAAGACGCCGAAGAGCTGAGGCACAGTTCCGCCGCTCGTCCCGAGCTTGTCGAAGGACGGGCCTCGTAACACGGGCTTCGACAGCCCAGCACGAACGGTAAGGGAAAGCGGCCCGTGCCCAAAATCCGCGCCGACCAGCTGATCGTCGATCGCGGCCTGGCCGAAAGCCGGACGCGCGCGCAGGCGCTGGTGATGGCCGGGCTCGCCTTCGTCGGTGACCGCAAGATCGACAAGCCCGGGCAGATGATTGCGGCCGACGCCGCGATCGAGGTCAAGGGACGTGACCACCCCTGGGTGTCGCGCGGCGGCATCAAGCTGGCGCATGCGCTGGCGCATTTCGCGATCGACGTGACCGGGGCGGTGGCGATCGACGTGGGATCATCGACGGGTGGCTTCACCGACGTATTGCTGACCAATGGGGCCGCGCGTGTCTATGCCGTCGATTCGGGCACCAACCAGCTGGCGTGGAAGCTGCGCCAGGACACGCGGGTCGTCGTCCACGAACAGACCAGTGCGCGGGTCCTGACCGCAGCGCACATCCCCGAGCCGGTCGACCTGATCGTCTGCGATGCGAGCTTCATCGGACTGGCGAAGGTGCTCGAGGTGCCGCTCGGCTTCGCCAAGACGGGCGCGCGGCTGATCGCGCTCATCAAGCCGCAGTTCGAGGCAGGCCGGGACGAGGTCGGCAAGGGTGGTGTGGTCCGCGATCCGCACGTCCACGATCGCGTCTGTCGCGCCGTCGGCGACTGGCTGGAGGCTACCGGCTGGACCGTCGAGGGACTGACGACCAGTCCGATCACCGGACCGGAAGGCAATGTCGAGTTCCTGATCGCGGCACGCAATCGCACAGCGCGCGTTGTCGCCGATGCTGCGGTGCATTAAGGCCGCATCCGAAACGATCGAGGAACGGCTGTCGGTGAGCGAAATCGCGTCCAAGGGTCAGTTGCGTATGTCTTTCCTGCGGTGGGCCGTGGTCACGGTGCCGCTGATCCTGCTGCTGGGCTTCGCCTCGGGGCGCATGGTGCCGTCGGGCAGCGAGAACGCGTGGTACATGGCGCTCGCCAAGCCCGCGCTGACGCCGCCCGGCTGGGTGTTCCCGGTCGCCTGGACGACGCTCTATATCCTGCTGGGCCTGGCGGTGGCCATGATCGCCGATGCGCGCGGGGCCCGCGGGCGCGGCGTGGCGCTGTTGCTGTTTACGCTCCAGTTCGCCGGCAACCTCGCCTGGACGCCGCTTTTCTTCGGCGCGCACAAGGTGACGGCGGCGCTAATCCTGATCGTCGCGATCCTGGCGCTGACGATCGTCACGACCTTCGCTTTCGCGCGCATTCGCACTGTCGCGGCGTGGCTGCTCGTACCCTATATGGTCTGGCTCAGCTTTGCCGCGATGCTCACCTTCGGCATCCTGCGACTGAACCCGGATGCGGAAACCCTTGTGCCTGCGTCCTCCACCACCCAAATCCCGCTCTGAGGAGATTATTTCGACATGCAGAGCGACAACCGGATTTTCGACGACTTCGTGAAGGTCCTGAACGGCGCGGCCGGCACGATGGCGGGCATGGGCCGCGAAGCGGGGGAAAGCGCGCGCGAGCATCTGAAGTCGTGGATCAGCGGCATGGATTTCGTCGCGCGCGAGGAATTCGACGCGGTGAAGGCGATGGCCGCCGCGGCGCGCGACGAAAATGACGCGCTAAAGGCGCGGATCGACGCGCTGGAGGCCAAGCTGGCCGGGTCGACGACGCCGACGGCCTGACCTCGTATCCTTCCCGACCCGTCGCCCCTTCGCGGACGGCGACGGATCGGGAAAATCAGGCCGGACTTCTCCACAGCATTCCGACGCCCACGTGCTTGTGCGCTGCGGTGAAGATTGGCATTTTCGAACCCGATGACGATCGAAGATCTCGAAACCGACCGCGACGACGCAGCGCCGATCGACATGCTTGAGCGCTATTTTTCGGCGCACGGCTGGTCGTTCGAGCGCGATGATGACGAGATCGTCGCCAAGGTGAAGGGCAGCTGGACCGAATATGAGCTGCGCGCGATCTGGCGCGAGGACGATTCGGTTCTGCAGTTTCTTGCCTTTCCCGACGTCCGCGTCGCCGACCATGCGCGCGCGGCGATGTACGAGACGATCGGGCTGGTCAACGAACAGCTCTGGGTCGGCCATTTCGAACTCTGGTCGTCGAGCGGTATCCTGCTCTACCGCCACGCCGCGGTGATGGCGAGTGAAGACGGCGCGCAGCTCAGCCTCGACGGCGCCGAACTGCTGGTGGAAAGCGCGATCGACGAGTGCGAGCGCTTTTACCCCGTGTTCCAATTCGTCCTGTGGGGCGGCAAGTCGCCGAAGGACGCCATTGCCGCTGCGATGATCGAGACGCAGGGGGAGGCGTGAGCGCCGCGATCGCCGGCACGCTCTGGCTGGTCGGCGCCGGCAACATGGGCGGCGCGATGCTCGAGCGATGGCTGGCCGGGGGCGTGGTCACACCCGGGCAGCTGCTGGTAATCGATCCGGGTGCGAAGAACGTGCCGGCGGGCGTGCGTCGCGTCGACGCCGCGCCCACCGACGAGCGCCCCGACATCCTGCTGCTGGCGGTCAAGCCGCAGTTGCTCGACACCGTTGCGCCATCGCTGGCCGCGTGTCGGCCAAGCCTCCTGATCTCGATCCTCGCGGGCGTGGAAGCGGCGACGATCGCCGACCGCATCCCTGCAGACACGATCGTCCGCGCGATGCCCAACCTGCCGGTTTCGCTGGGGCAGGGCGTCGTCGCGCTCCACTCCGGCACATCCGACGCCGACGCGCGCGCCCTGGCAGAGGCGCTGATGGCGCCGCTCGGCCTCGTCGAATGGCTGGGCGACGAGGCGCTGTTCCATGCGGTCACCGCGCTGTCGGGGTCGGGCCCCGGCTTCGTCTATCGCTTCATCGCGGCGCTGGCCGAAGGCGGAGCGGCGCTCGGCCTGCCGGCTGACCAGGCCCGGCGTTTCGCCATCGCGACCGTGGAAGGCGCCGCAGCCCTTGCCCGCACGTCGAGTGACTCGCCCGACACGCTGGCCGACCGCGTCGCCAGCCCCGGCGGCACGACCCGCGCTGGCCTGGACGTTCTGGACGACGGCGACGCCCTGCGCACGCTGGCCGCTGCGACCCTGAGCGCTGCTGCCCGCCGCAGCGAAGAACTGGCCGCCGCCGCGCGCCAATAGCGCCTCG
The nucleotide sequence above comes from Roseomonas aeriglobus. Encoded proteins:
- a CDS encoding outer membrane protein assembly factor BamD — its product is MSVSRAVALSTLVLTALATSACAGRGGGRADTPYVARDVSTLYTAAKDRLDRGQYKEAAALFDEVERQHPYSIWARRAQVMGAFSYYLAQDYTQAIQSSQRFLSVHPGNRDAPYAYYLIALSYYEQISDVTRDQKITQQALDALGELSRRYPNTRYAADARLKMDLVRDHLAGKEMEIGRFYERRGQWLAASMRFRSVVDQYQTTTHTPEALMRLVETYLALGVREEAKKSAAVLGANYPGSEWYQRAYQLMEKNPVLPPQPAKDPVGALKPVGEKTPKS
- a CDS encoding TlyA family RNA methyltransferase, which gives rise to MPKIRADQLIVDRGLAESRTRAQALVMAGLAFVGDRKIDKPGQMIAADAAIEVKGRDHPWVSRGGIKLAHALAHFAIDVTGAVAIDVGSSTGGFTDVLLTNGAARVYAVDSGTNQLAWKLRQDTRVVVHEQTSARVLTAAHIPEPVDLIVCDASFIGLAKVLEVPLGFAKTGARLIALIKPQFEAGRDEVGKGGVVRDPHVHDRVCRAVGDWLEATGWTVEGLTTSPITGPEGNVEFLIAARNRTARVVADAAVH
- a CDS encoding tryptophan-rich sensory protein produces the protein MSEIASKGQLRMSFLRWAVVTVPLILLLGFASGRMVPSGSENAWYMALAKPALTPPGWVFPVAWTTLYILLGLAVAMIADARGARGRGVALLLFTLQFAGNLAWTPLFFGAHKVTAALILIVAILALTIVTTFAFARIRTVAAWLLVPYMVWLSFAAMLTFGILRLNPDAETLVPASSTTQIPL
- a CDS encoding accessory factor UbiK family protein, which translates into the protein MQSDNRIFDDFVKVLNGAAGTMAGMGREAGESAREHLKSWISGMDFVAREEFDAVKAMAAAARDENDALKARIDALEAKLAGSTTPTA
- a CDS encoding YbjN domain-containing protein, which codes for MTIEDLETDRDDAAPIDMLERYFSAHGWSFERDDDEIVAKVKGSWTEYELRAIWREDDSVLQFLAFPDVRVADHARAAMYETIGLVNEQLWVGHFELWSSSGILLYRHAAVMASEDGAQLSLDGAELLVESAIDECERFYPVFQFVLWGGKSPKDAIAAAMIETQGEA
- the proC gene encoding pyrroline-5-carboxylate reductase; translation: MSAAIAGTLWLVGAGNMGGAMLERWLAGGVVTPGQLLVIDPGAKNVPAGVRRVDAAPTDERPDILLLAVKPQLLDTVAPSLAACRPSLLISILAGVEAATIADRIPADTIVRAMPNLPVSLGQGVVALHSGTSDADARALAEALMAPLGLVEWLGDEALFHAVTALSGSGPGFVYRFIAALAEGGAALGLPADQARRFAIATVEGAAALARTSSDSPDTLADRVASPGGTTRAGLDVLDDGDALRTLAAATLSAAARRSEELAAAARQ